A region from the Prosthecobacter fusiformis genome encodes:
- a CDS encoding YdcF family protein: protein METLLRWTLALLQPLTLVWLLLGIWTVHMVWKRLWRWSALPVMAWVILSLLTCTPLISWLLLGLENRYPLPDPAAVEEADAIVCLGGGIGPSLTEPTGLRLVRGADRLSTALSMAASGMAPVLVLGGGGYKQDEVVYSEADAILNFLERFPNVPFESISLGVCAHTRDEALKVAQLAQERGWDKVLLVTSASHMSRSVGAFAKAGVTVVPVPCHYLSRYNQIGDVEWLHLPDRTSFDLFDTWFHEVIGTWVYQWRGWM, encoded by the coding sequence ATGGAAACCCTTTTGCGCTGGACTTTGGCCCTGCTTCAACCGCTGACTCTGGTCTGGCTGCTGCTGGGCATCTGGACTGTTCACATGGTGTGGAAGCGCCTCTGGCGCTGGTCCGCCCTGCCGGTCATGGCCTGGGTTATTTTAAGCCTCCTTACTTGCACACCGCTCATCTCCTGGCTGTTACTCGGTCTGGAAAACCGGTATCCGCTGCCGGATCCCGCAGCGGTGGAGGAAGCGGATGCCATCGTCTGCCTGGGGGGCGGGATCGGCCCTTCGCTCACGGAGCCGACGGGGCTGCGCCTGGTGCGTGGAGCAGATCGGCTTTCCACCGCTTTATCCATGGCTGCTTCCGGCATGGCTCCGGTGCTCGTGCTAGGAGGCGGGGGGTATAAGCAGGACGAAGTGGTATATTCAGAGGCGGATGCCATCCTGAATTTTCTGGAAAGGTTTCCCAATGTTCCTTTTGAAAGCATCAGCCTGGGGGTCTGTGCGCATACCCGGGATGAGGCGCTGAAGGTGGCCCAGCTCGCCCAGGAGCGGGGTTGGGATAAAGTGTTGCTGGTCACCAGCGCCTCACACATGTCTCGGTCTGTGGGTGCCTTTGCCAAAGCCGGCGTGACGGTGGTGCCTGTGCCCTGCCATTATCTAAGCAGGTATAACCAGATCGGCGATGTGGAGTGGCTGCATCTGCCTGATCGCACCTCCTTTGACCTGTTCGACACCTGGTTTCATGAGGTGATCGGCACCTGGGTCTATCAATGGCGCGGCTGGATGTGA
- the mazG gene encoding nucleoside triphosphate pyrophosphohydrolase: MTRLRYVVHRLRAPGGCPWDQEQTHETLIPHVLEEAYEVVDAIRSGDPAQICDELGDLLLQPVLHAEIAAGAGTFDLDAVATGLTEKLIRRHPHVFGEAEAATSDAVLTQWDAIKRQEKGSQKEGLLHGVGNGLPALMRAQKLQKKAARVKFDWPDAAPVFGKIREEAAELEEAVAKGETAAVEEELGDLLFSVVNLARKLGIESEAALAAANEKFVRRFHAVEEALVRDGKKLGEASLEEMDAAWDAIKKKA, from the coding sequence ATGACCCGTCTGCGTTATGTCGTGCACCGTCTGCGTGCGCCGGGAGGCTGCCCGTGGGACCAGGAGCAGACGCATGAAACGCTGATCCCGCATGTTTTGGAGGAGGCCTATGAAGTGGTGGATGCCATCCGCAGCGGGGATCCGGCGCAGATTTGTGATGAACTGGGAGACCTGCTTTTGCAGCCCGTGCTCCATGCCGAGATCGCCGCTGGCGCAGGCACCTTTGACCTGGATGCCGTGGCTACCGGCCTGACGGAAAAGCTGATCCGCAGGCACCCGCATGTGTTTGGTGAAGCCGAAGCGGCCACCTCCGATGCCGTACTGACGCAGTGGGATGCCATCAAACGCCAGGAAAAAGGCAGCCAAAAAGAAGGTCTGCTGCACGGGGTGGGCAATGGCCTGCCTGCCCTCATGCGCGCTCAAAAGCTGCAAAAAAAAGCCGCGCGCGTGAAATTCGACTGGCCGGATGCCGCCCCGGTTTTCGGCAAGATCCGTGAAGAAGCGGCCGAGTTGGAAGAGGCCGTGGCCAAGGGAGAAACTGCTGCCGTGGAGGAGGAACTGGGGGACCTGCTTTTCAGCGTGGTCAATCTGGCGCGCAAGCTGGGCATCGAATCTGAAGCCGCCCTGGCAGCCGCCAATGAAAAATTTGTGCGCCGTTTTCACGCCGTGGAAGAGGCGCTGGTCAGGGACGGCAAAAAACTGGGTGAGGCCAGCCTGGAAGAAATGGACGCCGCCTGGGACGCCATCAAAAAGAAAGCCTGA
- a CDS encoding acyl carrier protein, protein MSDTAARLYALLRPHLRMVPPEAPIQPDDDLGRLGLDSLESIEVLMEIESEFGVPIPDDLITVETLATPGNLLRALETQLALVAATRA, encoded by the coding sequence ATGTCCGATACTGCCGCCCGCCTGTACGCCCTGCTCCGTCCGCATCTGCGCATGGTCCCGCCTGAGGCCCCAATCCAGCCTGACGATGACCTGGGCAGGCTGGGACTGGATTCATTGGAATCCATCGAAGTACTCATGGAAATCGAATCGGAATTCGGCGTGCCGATCCCGGATGACCTCATCACGGTGGAAACCCTCGCCACCCCCGGAAACCTGCTGCGCGCGCTGGAAACTCAGCTGGCCCTGGTCGCTGCCACACGGGCCTGA
- a CDS encoding type III PLP-dependent enzyme, giving the protein MDASFANGLAATYDTPFYAYDLSAVACRTQELMASLPEGARLFHSFKANPLPPVAEEIRLGGAQAEITSLGELHAARLAGHDLTQALYGGPGKKAAEIAAALNAGVRWFSCESWQDLKRLSEAATAAQTEVQILLRVNPAEAPDARLAMTGVESQFGFDESLLTDPEARAKVRQPGICLRGVHVYFGTQVASVGALTANTRRALETAVRLEAALDFECTVINAGGGFPWPYANNAPVPALKGLREELTTLWQASPLYPKAQLWFEAGRYLCAAAGTLVTRVLDVKPSRTRTFVVLDTGIHHLGGMAGLGRIPRSAVTFQNLSRSHAGEMTADIVGPLCTPLDSLARGLKLPVVEAGDLLAVPNVGAYGLTASLVAFLSHPAPVEISYREGEMEQVWRWRSGHQQLFPAEIPY; this is encoded by the coding sequence ATGGATGCCTCTTTTGCCAATGGCCTTGCCGCCACCTATGATACGCCTTTTTATGCGTATGACCTTTCGGCGGTGGCCTGCCGCACGCAGGAATTGATGGCCTCTTTGCCTGAGGGTGCCCGGCTGTTTCATTCCTTCAAGGCCAATCCTCTGCCCCCCGTCGCAGAGGAAATCCGGCTCGGAGGAGCACAGGCAGAAATCACTTCTCTAGGGGAATTGCATGCCGCCAGACTGGCCGGGCATGATCTGACCCAGGCCCTATATGGCGGGCCGGGAAAAAAAGCGGCCGAAATCGCGGCGGCTCTAAACGCAGGAGTACGCTGGTTTTCTTGTGAATCCTGGCAGGACCTGAAACGCTTGTCCGAGGCTGCCACGGCGGCCCAAACGGAGGTACAAATTCTGCTACGCGTCAATCCGGCTGAGGCACCGGACGCACGCCTGGCCATGACCGGGGTGGAGAGCCAGTTTGGCTTTGATGAGTCACTTTTGACGGACCCTGAGGCACGGGCAAAAGTCCGCCAGCCGGGAATCTGCCTGCGGGGCGTGCATGTTTATTTTGGCACCCAGGTCGCCTCAGTCGGTGCACTCACGGCCAATACCCGTCGTGCTCTGGAGACGGCAGTCCGCCTGGAGGCAGCCCTGGACTTCGAATGCACCGTCATCAATGCCGGGGGAGGTTTTCCCTGGCCGTATGCCAACAACGCCCCCGTCCCCGCATTGAAAGGGCTACGTGAGGAATTGACAACTCTCTGGCAGGCCAGCCCGCTTTATCCCAAAGCACAACTCTGGTTTGAGGCGGGCCGATATCTGTGTGCCGCCGCAGGCACCCTGGTCACCCGGGTGCTGGATGTGAAGCCTTCCCGCACGCGCACCTTTGTCGTCCTGGATACGGGCATTCATCATCTGGGCGGCATGGCAGGCCTGGGGCGCATCCCCCGCAGTGCGGTGACTTTTCAAAATCTCAGCCGCTCACATGCAGGGGAAATGACGGCGGATATCGTTGGTCCCCTGTGCACTCCACTGGATAGCCTGGCCCGTGGCTTAAAACTGCCTGTGGTAGAAGCGGGTGATTTGCTTGCCGTTCCCAATGTTGGCGCTTATGGACTGACGGCCAGTCTGGTCGCCTTCCTCAGTCATCCAGCACCTGTCGAGATCTCTTACCGCGAGGGGGAGATGGAGCAGGTGTGGCGGTGGCGTAGCGGCCACCAGCAGCTCTTTCCCGCCGAGATTCCTTATTGA
- the trxA gene encoding thioredoxin, whose amino-acid sequence MASEAVLNLNESNFQTEISSSTVPVIVDFWAEWCGPCRMLTPILEQLAVEKGAAVKVAKVNVDENPHLAAQYGVRSIPMLLFIKDGEVKDTVVGVQSKDALSRKLDALA is encoded by the coding sequence ATGGCCTCCGAAGCAGTCCTCAATCTGAACGAATCCAACTTCCAGACGGAAATCTCCAGCAGCACGGTCCCTGTCATTGTGGACTTCTGGGCTGAATGGTGCGGTCCCTGCCGGATGCTCACCCCCATCCTGGAACAACTCGCCGTTGAAAAAGGTGCCGCCGTGAAGGTCGCGAAGGTCAATGTGGATGAAAATCCCCATCTCGCCGCCCAATATGGCGTCCGCTCCATCCCGATGCTGCTTTTCATCAAGGATGGCGAAGTGAAAGACACCGTCGTCGGTGTGCAGTCCAAGGACGCGCTTTCCCGCAAGCTGGACGCACTCGCTTAA